A genomic segment from Syntrophotalea acetylenivorans encodes:
- a CDS encoding DegT/DnrJ/EryC1/StrS family aminotransferase, with translation MLRNHNGKIPPLSPWPIFSEEAIEKVSAVLRSGKVNYWTGQECRLFENEFAEYVGTRYAIAVANGSVALELALYALGIEPGDEVVTTCRSFIATASSIVMRGARPVFADIDPVSQNINAETISRVLTSRTKAIIVVHLAGWPCEMDPILALAKQHGIPVIEDCAQAHGATYKGRMVGSLGDIAAFSFCQDKIMTTGGEGGMITLNDENLWQRAWAYKDHGRSYDAVYNRQHPPGFRWLHESFGTNWRMTEMQGVLGRWALTQLDDWVTVRRNNARLLSELFGRIEAVRIEEPPEYMRHSYYKYYAFLKPNRMAPDIGREQILQALTDRGVPVFTGSCSEIYLEKSFQRGGFSSEPRLPVARKVGETSLMFLVHPTIKETEMAAISSCIEEVFTDAG, from the coding sequence ATGCTCCGAAACCATAACGGAAAAATCCCTCCATTATCTCCCTGGCCCATTTTCTCTGAAGAAGCAATTGAGAAGGTCAGCGCCGTCCTCCGGTCGGGAAAAGTGAATTATTGGACCGGTCAAGAATGTCGACTCTTCGAAAATGAATTCGCCGAATATGTTGGGACCCGTTATGCGATTGCCGTGGCAAACGGTTCCGTGGCTCTGGAACTGGCCTTGTATGCGCTGGGGATTGAACCTGGGGATGAAGTCGTCACGACCTGTCGTTCATTTATCGCCACGGCCAGTTCCATTGTTATGCGTGGAGCCCGGCCCGTTTTTGCGGACATCGACCCTGTTAGTCAGAATATCAACGCCGAAACAATATCCCGGGTTTTAACGTCCCGTACCAAAGCGATTATTGTAGTGCATTTGGCCGGTTGGCCCTGTGAGATGGATCCTATCCTGGCCCTGGCCAAACAACACGGTATTCCTGTTATAGAAGATTGTGCGCAAGCGCATGGTGCGACCTATAAAGGCCGTATGGTTGGGAGTTTGGGGGATATCGCTGCCTTTTCTTTTTGTCAGGATAAAATCATGACCACCGGCGGGGAAGGGGGAATGATTACGCTCAATGATGAAAACCTTTGGCAGCGAGCCTGGGCCTACAAGGATCATGGGCGCAGTTATGACGCCGTTTATAACCGGCAACACCCACCGGGTTTTCGCTGGCTGCATGAATCGTTCGGTACCAACTGGCGTATGACGGAGATGCAGGGGGTGCTCGGGCGCTGGGCGCTGACCCAGCTTGATGACTGGGTAACAGTCAGAAGGAATAATGCGCGTTTGCTCAGTGAATTGTTTGGTCGAATAGAAGCGGTGCGAATCGAAGAGCCACCGGAGTACATGCGGCATTCCTATTATAAATATTATGCTTTCCTGAAACCCAACAGAATGGCCCCAGATATAGGACGCGAGCAAATATTGCAAGCTTTGACTGATCGGGGAGTGCCGGTTTTTACCGGGAGTTGTAGTGAAATCTATCTGGAAAAGTCTTTTCAGCGGGGCGGATTTTCTTCCGAACCACGACTTCCGGTTGCCCGCAAGGTCGGAGAAACCAGTTTGATGTTCCTCGTGCATCCGACGATTAAAGAAACGGAAATGGCCGCCATAAGTTCCTGCATAGAGGAGGTATTTACTGATGCAGGTTGA
- a CDS encoding polysaccharide biosynthesis protein, with protein MRDLPLLLRHSMVRKTLIALFHLSVVSASLIYAFALRFDFHIPSQYWALILQLLPAMLFIKLIVFWSMGLADGWWRYVSMPDLLQILRANLLASVGVVVYVLFMGLTDGLPRSIILLDFLLCFFIMIGVRVSTRMIREHLDLNSRGYHSRPKSVLVVGSGTVAQSIVREIRENPKLEKAVLGYIDNDLRRQAKVIYGVPVIGTLDDMENICKRSGIDMVIVAQSSVSPKELRDIVAFCKRNKIISKILPAIGDIISGQVSLQQCRSVQLEDLLGRPSIRLDVEEINGYLHGKRILVTGAAGSIGSEICRQVAQFGPAHLVLFENAETPLFNLENELREKFPDLTITPSLSDIRDENRVSHVFWEHKPQVVFHAAAYKHVPMSEVNPLVVVKNNVMGSRCVVDASVAVGAEHFVLISTDKAVNPTNIMGATKRVAEIYVQNLVRKARTKATTVRFGNVLGSHGSVIPTFQEQIRKGGPVTVTHPEITRFFMTIPEAVQLVLQAGCMGGAGEIFLLDMGEPVKIVRLAEELIRLSGRRPYEEIEIVFTGLRPGEKLYEELLIAGEGVKATDHEKIRILEATHFSEEDLHNETEALYNAVKNADVDTLVRTLKKIVPEFHCESHETDHTLEEEMGFPVKGDKLNLVGQKGPNMTYSVINPDGRDT; from the coding sequence ATGAGAGATCTTCCGTTGCTGTTGCGTCACAGCATGGTTCGAAAAACTCTGATCGCCCTGTTTCATTTATCGGTTGTCAGTGCCTCATTGATTTACGCCTTTGCCCTTCGGTTTGATTTCCATATTCCTTCGCAATACTGGGCGTTAATCTTACAGCTGTTGCCTGCCATGCTGTTTATAAAGCTGATTGTATTCTGGAGCATGGGCCTTGCAGATGGTTGGTGGCGCTATGTGTCGATGCCCGATCTACTGCAAATCCTGAGGGCTAACCTGCTGGCCTCGGTAGGGGTCGTTGTTTATGTCTTGTTCATGGGGTTAACTGACGGATTACCTCGTTCAATTATCCTGCTCGATTTTCTCCTTTGTTTTTTCATTATGATCGGCGTACGGGTTTCCACTCGTATGATCAGAGAACATCTGGATCTTAATTCAAGGGGGTATCATTCCAGGCCAAAAAGTGTACTGGTCGTAGGTTCCGGTACCGTCGCTCAGTCCATCGTTCGAGAGATAAGGGAAAACCCTAAGTTAGAGAAAGCTGTTCTAGGTTATATCGATAATGACTTGCGCCGCCAGGCGAAAGTTATTTACGGGGTGCCTGTCATAGGCACCCTGGATGATATGGAGAATATCTGCAAGCGTAGCGGTATCGATATGGTCATCGTTGCGCAAAGTTCGGTTTCTCCCAAAGAGCTGCGCGATATTGTCGCGTTTTGCAAAAGAAATAAAATTATCTCCAAAATTCTGCCTGCAATTGGTGACATTATTTCCGGTCAGGTTTCACTCCAGCAGTGCCGCTCCGTACAACTTGAAGATTTGCTCGGCAGACCTTCAATCCGGCTGGATGTTGAAGAGATTAATGGATATCTACATGGCAAAAGAATACTGGTGACCGGCGCTGCGGGGAGTATCGGCAGTGAAATTTGCCGCCAGGTGGCGCAGTTTGGGCCCGCTCACCTTGTTCTTTTTGAAAACGCAGAAACTCCCTTGTTCAACCTCGAAAATGAATTGCGGGAAAAATTCCCAGATTTGACCATTACTCCAAGCCTTAGCGATATACGAGATGAAAATAGAGTCTCTCATGTGTTTTGGGAGCATAAGCCACAGGTTGTGTTTCATGCTGCTGCCTATAAACATGTGCCAATGTCAGAGGTGAATCCTCTGGTGGTGGTTAAAAACAACGTCATGGGCAGCCGGTGTGTGGTGGATGCCAGCGTCGCCGTTGGTGCCGAACATTTTGTACTGATCTCGACCGACAAGGCCGTTAATCCAACCAATATTATGGGGGCGACAAAAAGGGTTGCTGAGATCTACGTGCAAAATCTGGTTCGCAAAGCACGCACGAAAGCAACCACCGTGCGTTTCGGAAATGTTTTGGGAAGTCATGGAAGTGTCATCCCGACCTTTCAGGAACAGATCCGCAAGGGAGGGCCCGTTACTGTTACCCATCCTGAAATTACACGGTTTTTCATGACCATCCCCGAAGCTGTTCAATTGGTGCTGCAAGCCGGCTGTATGGGCGGCGCAGGTGAAATATTTCTGCTCGACATGGGTGAGCCTGTGAAAATTGTGCGGTTGGCGGAAGAATTGATTCGACTTTCAGGCCGGCGACCCTATGAAGAAATAGAAATTGTCTTCACCGGGCTGCGGCCGGGAGAAAAGCTTTATGAAGAGCTTCTCATTGCCGGGGAGGGCGTCAAGGCAACGGATCACGAAAAAATTCGAATTCTTGAGGCAACCCATTTTTCCGAAGAAGATTTACATAACGAAACAGAAGCACTTTATAACGCGGTGAAGAATGCGGATGTGGATACTTTGGTCCGCACACTGAAAAAAATTGTACCGGAGTTTCATTGCGAATCGCATGAAACAGATCATACTCTGGAAGAGGAAATGGGTTTTCCTGTAAAGGGAGATAAACTCAATCTGGTGGGTCAAAAGGGCCCAAATATGACTTATAGCGTAATAAATCCAGACGGGAGGGATACATGA
- a CDS encoding outer membrane beta-barrel protein, with protein MKWSIGWLLMVLMLSGWQCAFAEEPVVEIDAAKIVPPLAYGESIFEQRSNAINIGDVIGGKTGYIHPYLAIGEFYTSNFFERENNVESEYVTRITPGIWVSLPASPHQLVRLNTLNVAPGGLELSRFRTKGKTRLQAYGSYQADILRHDRFNEEDQVNQKAEGFFRYNFRGGLSVDLLNVYELEHDSAGSGPTRSLDKFTSNLLGSTVSYEISSKTRTEIEYAWYTLQYDDDASTFRDRDDHRLTGRAFYRFMPKTSTFIEYNFIDIDYDENVLSSSKEHQAFLGLQWRQTIKSRWRAMVGYGKKDFDDDGIDDANNFLSEIQFSHRFTPKTYVDLRGNRRTNETDSGGGEYILSHKLQLRYFQRLTAKFLASLNLFYQNDEYKGDNREDDYYGGGCDLKYTLTRWLNLAGGYSFIERDSNTVDNDYDKHSVYLNLVASF; from the coding sequence ATGAAATGGTCAATTGGATGGTTGCTTATGGTGCTTATGTTATCCGGATGGCAGTGTGCCTTCGCAGAAGAACCGGTGGTTGAGATTGATGCCGCAAAGATCGTACCGCCTCTGGCTTACGGAGAAAGCATATTCGAACAACGATCAAATGCCATAAATATTGGCGATGTTATCGGTGGAAAAACCGGCTACATCCATCCCTATCTGGCCATAGGTGAATTTTATACCAGTAACTTTTTTGAAAGAGAAAACAATGTTGAGAGTGAGTATGTTACTCGGATAACCCCTGGTATCTGGGTCTCGCTGCCAGCCAGCCCCCATCAACTGGTTCGTCTCAACACCCTTAACGTTGCCCCGGGCGGACTGGAATTGAGCCGTTTCCGTACCAAAGGGAAGACCCGGTTGCAGGCCTATGGTAGTTATCAGGCCGATATTCTGCGGCACGACCGTTTTAACGAAGAAGATCAGGTCAACCAGAAAGCCGAAGGTTTTTTCCGCTACAATTTCCGCGGAGGATTGTCGGTAGACCTGCTCAATGTATATGAGCTTGAGCATGATTCTGCCGGTAGCGGACCGACTCGCTCCCTTGATAAATTCACCTCAAATCTTTTGGGGAGCACAGTTTCTTATGAAATAAGTTCCAAAACCCGTACGGAAATTGAGTATGCCTGGTACACGCTTCAGTACGATGACGATGCAAGCACTTTTCGTGACCGGGATGATCATCGTCTGACCGGCCGGGCCTTCTATCGTTTTATGCCAAAAACATCAACATTCATTGAATATAACTTTATCGATATTGATTATGACGAAAATGTGCTCTCAAGTAGCAAGGAGCATCAGGCATTTCTTGGCCTCCAGTGGCGGCAAACCATCAAATCGCGGTGGCGGGCCATGGTCGGGTACGGAAAGAAAGATTTTGATGACGATGGAATCGATGATGCCAACAACTTTCTTTCTGAAATACAATTCAGCCACCGTTTTACACCCAAAACCTATGTTGACCTGCGTGGCAACCGCCGTACCAATGAAACGGATTCCGGCGGAGGAGAATACATCCTTTCACATAAGCTGCAACTACGGTATTTCCAGCGTCTGACCGCCAAATTTCTGGCCTCTCTTAATCTCTTCTATCAGAACGATGAGTACAAGGGGGACAACCGGGAGGATGATTACTATGGTGGCGGATGTGACTTGAAATATACATTGACCCGGTGGCTCAATCTGGCCGGAGGCTATTCGTTCATAGAGAGGGATTCCAATACTGTGGATAACGATTACGACAAGCACTCCGTCTATTTGAATCTGGTCGCATCGTTTTAA
- a CDS encoding sugar transferase, with product MDLILVVLGLLLIWPVLALVAVLVWAKHGWPVFFAQQRAGLGEKSFRLYKFRTMTNQRDSDGKLLADAHRLTPLGRVLRNTSLDELPELYNVIKGDMALVGPRPLFMRYLPYYTNRERLRHSVKPGITGWAQIHGRNFLPWEERLALDVWYVENRSLWLDFKILLLTVVKVVSRDGVSADPDAVETDLDQERRDKIMAETAEEIPGHCD from the coding sequence ATGGATCTCATTTTGGTTGTCTTGGGTTTGCTGTTAATCTGGCCCGTTTTGGCATTGGTAGCTGTCTTGGTCTGGGCCAAGCACGGTTGGCCGGTATTTTTTGCCCAACAGAGGGCCGGTTTAGGGGAAAAATCATTTCGCCTTTACAAATTTCGCACGATGACCAATCAGCGGGACAGTGATGGTAAATTACTTGCCGATGCCCATCGATTGACTCCTTTGGGACGTGTTTTACGTAATACCAGCCTGGACGAACTACCTGAATTGTACAATGTAATCAAGGGGGATATGGCCCTGGTTGGTCCACGCCCCTTGTTTATGCGTTATCTGCCGTACTATACGAACCGAGAGCGATTGCGTCACAGTGTCAAACCCGGAATTACCGGCTGGGCCCAGATTCATGGCCGCAACTTTCTGCCTTGGGAAGAACGACTGGCCCTTGATGTTTGGTATGTCGAGAACAGGTCGCTGTGGTTGGACTTCAAGATCCTTTTGCTGACGGTCGTCAAAGTTGTTTCACGAGACGGTGTGTCGGCTGATCCGGACGCTGTCGAAACGGATCTGGATCAGGAAAGGCGGGATAAAATAATGGCTGAAACTGCTGAGGAAATACCCGGCCACTGCGATTGA
- a CDS encoding SLBB domain-containing protein, protein MKLWLSTVALVLMLSFSCFAAPSDSMDYRVGEGDVLRVLVYDNPDLETTTRISGNGTILFPLIGEVKIDGYTVSEVAQDLSKKLAQGYIIDPQVSVFVQEFRSQKTIIMGEVKVPGLYELSGPSSLMELISKAGGLTIDAGDLVTIKRKDLSQPEIDQIISVSLKSLLEKKENVSNLMIVDGDSVFVPRAGVFYVTGQVNRPAAYKLEEGTSVIKAITMAGGFTELASQRKIQIIRKVDDKESVLKKVPLHTPVQADDVIVVPESFF, encoded by the coding sequence ATGAAACTATGGTTGAGCACAGTAGCGTTGGTATTGATGTTGAGCTTCAGTTGTTTTGCTGCTCCTTCCGACAGTATGGATTATCGGGTTGGCGAGGGGGACGTGCTTAGGGTCTTGGTATACGACAACCCCGACCTGGAGACAACCACTCGAATCAGTGGCAATGGAACGATTCTTTTTCCCTTGATCGGTGAGGTGAAGATCGATGGGTATACTGTTTCTGAAGTAGCGCAGGATCTGTCTAAAAAATTAGCTCAGGGGTATATTATTGACCCCCAAGTGTCTGTGTTCGTTCAGGAATTCCGTAGTCAAAAAACTATTATCATGGGTGAAGTGAAGGTCCCGGGTCTCTATGAATTGAGCGGTCCCAGTTCGCTGATGGAATTGATCTCCAAAGCGGGTGGTTTGACCATAGATGCCGGTGACCTGGTGACCATAAAGAGGAAAGATCTTTCTCAACCTGAGATTGACCAGATTATATCCGTCAGTCTTAAAAGCCTTTTGGAAAAGAAGGAAAATGTTTCAAATCTTATGATCGTGGATGGAGACAGTGTGTTTGTCCCACGAGCTGGTGTGTTTTACGTGACCGGTCAGGTGAACAGACCGGCAGCTTATAAATTGGAAGAGGGGACTTCCGTAATCAAAGCCATAACTATGGCAGGTGGTTTTACCGAACTGGCTTCGCAGAGGAAAATCCAGATAATTCGCAAGGTTGATGATAAGGAAAGCGTCTTGAAAAAGGTACCTCTGCATACGCCGGTTCAGGCCGATGACGTCATCGTTGTTCCGGAAAGTTTTTTCTAA
- a CDS encoding GNAT family N-acetyltransferase, with translation MLSLLRVKYFQFIEHWHQEGFLSACCFALYHRDEEVPVVRSLTDLPPLKGAEEGMHLVEVTPENFSPQAFKYPLRSRQERVDLYFQKGYRGLAMVHDGRAIGDLWYVSRGTAKTPEIHPDVQRFKIDLADKEIYMFDMHVGAEQRGGGHATFLLNSVLHHLYGKGYHRAYGYYSATNIPALWVHRLLGYQELPHYIMRRFLLYRTAQVKD, from the coding sequence ATGTTGTCTCTCCTGCGGGTGAAATATTTCCAGTTTATTGAGCACTGGCATCAGGAAGGTTTTCTTTCGGCCTGTTGTTTCGCCCTTTACCACCGGGATGAGGAAGTGCCGGTAGTAAGGAGCCTGACGGATCTGCCGCCGCTCAAAGGTGCCGAAGAAGGGATGCACCTGGTCGAGGTGACCCCAGAGAATTTTTCACCCCAGGCATTCAAATATCCCCTGCGCAGCCGTCAGGAAAGGGTTGATCTCTATTTCCAAAAGGGGTATCGGGGGTTGGCCATGGTCCATGATGGCAGGGCGATTGGCGATCTTTGGTACGTGAGTCGCGGCACGGCTAAAACCCCAGAGATCCATCCTGATGTCCAGCGGTTCAAAATTGATCTCGCCGACAAAGAAATTTACATGTTCGATATGCACGTCGGTGCCGAACAGCGGGGAGGTGGGCATGCGACCTTTTTACTGAACAGTGTACTGCACCATCTTTATGGTAAAGGGTATCACAGGGCATATGGTTATTACTCCGCGACCAATATCCCCGCTCTGTGGGTTCATAGGCTGCTCGGATATCAGGAGCTGCCTCATTATATCATGCGGCGGTTTCTTCTTTATCGGACCGCTCAGGTCAAGGACTGA
- a CDS encoding endonuclease/exonuclease/phosphatase family protein, whose protein sequence is MRMPTILWLAWWVLGLLLLAGLILRWWTGDQLFLARYTGYLMPWLLLALLPGALWAGLIQYRWLTALLLLSAVIIVVNYAPLFWSRSGSFDPGVMDLKVLSYNTWSKNLDTGRIAGVIKGQRPDILLLQEVKPAVFERLASQLQDLYDGHKVYFSYEPQLLLAVASRYPANSSTVLKGKGRVQKVVLNSPSGQITVFNVHMLRRGGWLSRYRKVATLLQEDIIQETGPVILAGDFNTTDQAETYKHISEVLKNAHWESGFGFGFSFPSSVIKVFGLVSVPSLIRIDHIFFNNHFISIKAGTIKDSGGSDHFPVMAVLGLK, encoded by the coding sequence ATGAGAATGCCTACCATATTATGGCTGGCCTGGTGGGTTTTGGGCCTACTTCTTCTTGCAGGTTTGATTCTGCGTTGGTGGACCGGCGATCAGCTTTTTCTTGCCCGCTATACGGGATATCTGATGCCTTGGCTTCTTCTCGCGTTATTGCCCGGTGCCCTCTGGGCCGGTTTGATTCAATATCGCTGGCTGACCGCTCTTTTGCTGCTTTCTGCAGTGATCATCGTAGTCAACTATGCCCCTCTTTTCTGGTCACGTTCGGGAAGTTTTGATCCTGGTGTCATGGACCTCAAGGTTCTCAGTTATAATACCTGGTCTAAAAATTTGGACACGGGTCGAATCGCTGGGGTTATCAAGGGGCAGAGGCCTGATATTCTTCTGTTGCAGGAGGTTAAGCCCGCGGTATTCGAGAGACTGGCAAGCCAACTTCAAGATCTTTATGACGGTCATAAAGTCTATTTTTCCTATGAACCTCAACTGTTACTGGCGGTAGCAAGCCGTTACCCAGCGAATTCTAGTACTGTTTTAAAAGGAAAGGGCAGGGTCCAGAAAGTTGTTTTAAACTCTCCATCCGGTCAAATCACCGTTTTTAATGTTCACATGTTGCGACGGGGAGGCTGGCTGTCCAGGTACCGGAAAGTAGCAACTTTACTACAGGAAGATATAATTCAAGAAACAGGTCCTGTAATCCTTGCTGGAGATTTCAATACCACGGATCAGGCAGAGACGTATAAACATATCAGCGAGGTTTTAAAAAATGCTCATTGGGAATCGGGATTCGGGTTCGGTTTTTCTTTTCCTTCTTCGGTCATAAAGGTGTTCGGTTTGGTTTCGGTGCCGTCTCTGATTCGAATCGATCATATTTTTTTTAATAATCATTTTATATCCATTAAAGCAGGAACGATTAAAGATTCAGGTGGGTCTGACCATTTCCCTGTAATGGCTGTGTTAGGGCTGAAATAG
- a CDS encoding GumC family protein, translating to MPINKEELHLRDVIRIINKRRHILLVFLLSVVVLVSVATFIMTPLYEGVTKVMIEKTEGGDLTGSYNRSSYDPIFHETQFQLIKSRAVARRVVNILSLEENYDALIGKTVQKTSPLRFFAMELKALPERVRNLFKSDEDSPKNDAAESSKKDDLAKIISEQILVRPIEGSRIVNISYLSPNPELSALIANTTAKAYIEETLEMKLSSTRNSLQWMTKKAETEAKKLRQSEMELQNYMKANNIVTIEDRMTVTPQKLSEINIQLIRSQSRRKELEALYSKVRKVGRDYRAATTVSAISSDPSLQAIRAQIVETEKNIMELSNKYGAKHPLMVKVKGDLQVLRRKRNQEIDRLVESIKNEYELAQANERSLRSQLGSTKNEALLLNEKFIQYGALKRSVDTNRQLHDALMLKLKEKSITEETSPINLWIVEKASVPLKPARPWVAVNLLLALVIGTLGGIGLTFFLEYLDNTIKDPEDVEARFGIPILTTIGRWRDSEKGLDQVVLNEPQSQFAESYRALRTAIQLSFPDSPPKKILLTSSEPGEGKTTTSVNLAFALARSDNRVLLIEGDLRKPRFHKLLKLNNAKGLSSYLAGVADSQIIQKGALPHLAVIPAGPIPPNPSELLASNRMKMLLESMSKEFDFIICDSPPLLPVADTRILCRLFDGVILLSRFGVTTYEVLGRSNKLLDDMGARRLGLVINGFDAQKSGYYHQDYYYAEKPKDSPAAS from the coding sequence ATGCCGATCAATAAAGAAGAACTGCATCTACGGGATGTTATCAGGATTATAAATAAGCGAAGGCATATTCTGCTTGTTTTTCTCCTCTCTGTGGTGGTGCTTGTATCGGTGGCAACTTTTATCATGACGCCTCTCTACGAGGGAGTGACGAAAGTCATGATCGAAAAGACGGAGGGGGGGGACCTCACCGGCAGTTACAACCGCAGTTCTTATGACCCGATTTTTCATGAAACACAGTTCCAGCTTATAAAAAGCCGTGCGGTGGCCAGAAGGGTAGTCAACATCCTATCATTGGAAGAAAATTACGATGCCCTTATCGGTAAAACGGTACAAAAGACGTCACCACTGCGCTTTTTTGCCATGGAGCTGAAGGCACTGCCGGAGCGAGTACGCAATTTATTTAAGTCCGATGAGGACTCGCCGAAGAACGATGCAGCAGAATCATCTAAAAAGGATGACCTGGCAAAAATCATTAGTGAACAAATTCTTGTTCGTCCCATTGAGGGAAGCCGCATTGTAAATATCAGTTATTTGTCACCGAATCCTGAACTGTCAGCTCTTATAGCCAATACCACGGCTAAGGCTTACATTGAAGAAACCCTCGAAATGAAATTGTCCTCCACAAGAAACAGTTTGCAGTGGATGACCAAAAAGGCCGAGACCGAAGCGAAGAAATTGCGGCAGTCTGAAATGGAACTTCAGAATTATATGAAGGCCAACAATATTGTTACCATCGAAGACCGTATGACGGTAACGCCTCAGAAGCTTTCCGAAATTAATATCCAACTAATTCGCTCCCAGTCACGGCGCAAGGAATTGGAAGCTCTTTATAGCAAGGTCCGGAAGGTCGGCAGAGACTACCGGGCCGCTACTACCGTCTCAGCCATATCGTCAGACCCCTCACTGCAAGCCATTCGCGCTCAGATTGTAGAAACTGAGAAGAACATCATGGAGCTGTCGAATAAATATGGGGCCAAACATCCCTTGATGGTTAAGGTTAAAGGCGATCTGCAGGTTTTGAGAAGAAAAAGAAATCAGGAGATCGACCGTCTTGTAGAGTCGATTAAAAACGAATACGAGTTGGCTCAGGCTAACGAACGAAGTTTGCGTTCCCAGTTGGGTTCGACCAAGAACGAAGCTTTGTTATTGAACGAAAAGTTTATCCAGTATGGGGCGTTAAAGAGGAGTGTAGATACCAACCGCCAGCTTCACGATGCATTAATGCTAAAGCTGAAAGAAAAGAGCATTACTGAAGAAACCAGTCCAATAAACCTCTGGATAGTTGAAAAGGCTTCCGTACCACTGAAGCCGGCGCGCCCCTGGGTTGCAGTAAATTTATTGTTAGCATTGGTGATCGGCACCTTGGGAGGAATTGGGCTGACCTTTTTCCTTGAATATCTCGATAATACAATCAAAGACCCTGAAGACGTCGAAGCTCGTTTCGGTATCCCGATTTTGACCACGATCGGTCGTTGGCGTGATTCCGAAAAAGGTCTCGATCAAGTTGTATTAAATGAGCCGCAGTCGCAGTTTGCTGAAAGTTATCGAGCTCTTCGAACTGCTATCCAGCTGTCCTTTCCGGACAGTCCTCCCAAGAAGATTCTTTTGACAAGCAGCGAACCCGGGGAAGGTAAAACCACCACTTCGGTTAATCTGGCGTTTGCACTGGCCCGCTCAGACAACCGTGTGTTGCTCATCGAAGGCGATTTGCGTAAACCACGCTTTCATAAATTGCTGAAACTTAACAATGCAAAAGGACTCAGCAGTTATCTTGCCGGAGTTGCCGACAGTCAGATTATTCAAAAAGGGGCTTTGCCGCATCTGGCTGTCATACCTGCAGGCCCGATTCCGCCTAACCCTTCGGAATTGTTGGCATCTAACCGGATGAAAATGCTTCTAGAGTCGATGAGTAAAGAATTCGATTTCATTATCTGCGATTCGCCGCCCCTGTTGCCGGTGGCCGATACGCGTATTCTTTGTCGCTTATTTGATGGTGTGATTCTGCTCAGCAGGTTTGGTGTTACGACCTACGAAGTGCTGGGACGATCCAATAAATTACTCGACGATATGGGTGCCAGGCGGCTCGGTCTGGTTATTAATGGATTTGACGCTCAAAAAAGTGGCTATTACCATCAGGATTACTATTATGCCGAAAAGCCCAAGGATAGTCCTGCTGCTAGTTAA
- a CDS encoding tyrosine-protein phosphatase, whose protein sequence is MEMIDIHCHILPAIDDGSASLDESLAMAKLAIADGVSCVVATPHIKGEVHSPQFLQQQVADFNAVLKKQGYPLLIVTGADVSAMLPPDVLARYTINGGKYFLLEFPHSHLPHNANELVFQILLSGLRPIITHPERNPSIIRDPELLFSLVDAGCLVQVTAGSLVGDFGADSRDCAAYLLRMGQVHFLASDGHSATHRLPVLSEGTKAAAAIIGEEAARSLVTTNPAAIVAGRDING, encoded by the coding sequence ATGGAAATGATAGATATTCATTGTCACATATTGCCCGCCATTGATGATGGTTCCGCTAGTTTGGATGAATCTCTGGCGATGGCCAAGCTTGCTATTGCGGACGGTGTAAGTTGCGTTGTCGCGACTCCTCACATCAAGGGAGAGGTGCATTCTCCTCAATTTCTGCAACAGCAGGTGGCCGATTTTAATGCGGTCCTGAAAAAACAAGGTTACCCACTGCTCATTGTAACAGGCGCTGATGTCAGCGCCATGCTGCCCCCTGATGTGTTGGCCCGTTATACCATCAATGGTGGTAAATACTTTTTGCTCGAATTTCCCCATAGTCATCTTCCACATAACGCTAACGAACTTGTATTTCAGATACTGCTGTCCGGGTTACGGCCAATCATTACTCATCCGGAACGTAATCCGTCTATTATTCGTGACCCTGAACTTCTTTTCAGTCTGGTCGACGCTGGTTGTCTTGTGCAGGTTACCGCCGGTAGCCTGGTTGGGGATTTTGGTGCTGATTCGAGAGATTGTGCTGCTTATCTGTTAAGAATGGGGCAGGTTCACTTTTTGGCCAGTGACGGTCATTCGGCCACCCATCGGTTGCCGGTGTTGTCTGAAGGAACAAAGGCTGCGGCAGCCATTATCGGTGAGGAAGCCGCCCGAAGCCTGGTGACAACTAATCCCGCGGCGATTGTTGCCGGGAGGGATATTAATGGCTAA